The following proteins come from a genomic window of Salminus brasiliensis chromosome 15, fSalBra1.hap2, whole genome shotgun sequence:
- the lig4 gene encoding DNA ligase 4, giving the protein MEGTSKSGATSQTTQNDTTSVAAQVPFLHLCTVLEKIQKAKVRPDKAKFLKEFMDSWRKFHAALHKDSPNTTDSFYPAMRLIVPPFERERMAYGIKENMLAKLYIEVLGLPKNGPEANKLLNYRAPTTSQGEAGDFALTAYFVIKKRCTSQGTLSIKDVNDFLDTVAINNDSKQKDLVKKSLLHLITQSSALEQKWLIRMILKDMKLGVSKETVLQVFHPDAPELYNVTTDLDKVCRQLHNPSVSLNEVSIGLFSAFKPMLAAVANIRQIEKQMGNKPFYIETKLDGERIQLHKDGDVYKYYTRNSYEYTQQFGASPLEGSLTPYIHNVFKPHVVNCILDGEMMAYNPTTETFMQKGSKFDIKRLVDDSDLQTCFCVFDVLLVNDQKFGNEPLKKRYDTLQTVFTPIKGRIQLVPNTEAKTMQEVVNALNEAIDSREEGIMVKDPMSIYKPDKRGEGWLKIKPEYVDGLMDELDLLIVGGYWGKGRRSGMLSHFLCAVAESPSPGEKPTVFHTICRIGSGYTMKELYDLGLKLAKHWKVYRKNDPPAAILCGTEKPEVYIEPRNSVIIQVKAAEIVVSDMYKTNCTLRFPRIERIREDKEWHQCMTLDELSQFRTKASGKLASRHLQIQEDQSDRKKRKLGPKPKKTIGVINHFKAQDLSAVAKETDMFEDVEFCVMNGSDSHSKAELEKAVARCGGIVVQNPGKDTYCVIAGVENMRVKNLIHSDQHDVVWASWLLECLEWKQVLPWQPRHMIHMSPSTREHFAKEYDCYGDSYYIGTDEQQLRDVFKRIGPTNEVEPTFVASVEEEFGWDDLPTSMFRPCCAYFDRCTDINDPKSVIQGTCLDIRALEFRFHGGTVEEQLQEGISHVVVAEQTRVLALRTLRRLFTKKFKIVQETWVTDSIKAGHLLNDNDYLV; this is encoded by the coding sequence ATGGAAGGAACATCCAAAAGTGGTGCTACATCTCAAACCACCCAAAATGACACAACGTCTGTTGCTGCCCAAGTGCCGTTTCTTCACCTCTGCACAGTCCTCGAGAAGATACAAAAAGCCAAAGTTAGACCAGATAAAGCCAAATTTTTAAAAGAGTTCATGGATTCGTGGAGAAAATTTCATGCCGCTCTTCACAAGGACAGTCCCAACACTACAGACTCATTCTATCCAGCCATGCGTCTGATTGTGCCTCCGTTTGAAAGGGAAAGAATGGCCTATGGTATCAAAGAAAACATGCTAGCCAAACTCTACATTGAGGTTTTGGGGCTCCCGAAAAATGGCCCAGAAGCCAATAAACTTCTCAACTACAGAGCCCCCACTACATCCCAAGGAGAAGCAGGAGACTTCGCTCTTACAGCTTACTTTGTTATTAAAAAGAGATGCACTAGCCAGGGGACCCTAAGCATTAAAGATGTCAATGACTTTTTGGACACCGTAGCAATAAATAATGATAGCAAGCAGAAGGACCTTGTGAAGAAAAGCCTTTTGCATCTGATAACTCAGAGCTCAGCACTGGAACAGAAGTGGCTCATTCGTATGATCCTGAAAGATATGAAGCTTGGAGTTAGCAAGGAAACAGTGCTCCAGGTTTTCCACCCTGATGCTCCAGAACTCTACAACGTCACCACAGACTTGGATAAGGTGTGCAGACAGCTTCATAATCCCTCCGTTTCCTTAAACGAGGTGTCCATTGGGCTCTTCTCTGCTTTCAAACCCATGCTAGCAGCCGTCGCCAACATCCGCCAGATAGAAAAACAGATGGGGAACAAGCCCTTTTATATCGAGACCAAGCTAGATGGTGAGCGCATCCAACTTCATAAAGATGGGGACGTCTACAAGTATTACACGCGCAATTCTTATGAGTATACGCAGCAGTTTGGAGCCTCACCACTAGAGGGCTCCCTCACGCCATACATCCACAATGTCTTTAAGCCTCATGTGGTAAACTGCATCTTAGATGGGGAGATGATGGCTTATAATCCCACCACAGAGACCTTCATGCAAAAAGGCAGCAAGTTTGACATCAAGAGGCTAGTGGACGACTCTGATTTACAGACAtgcttttgtgtgtttgacGTTCTGCTCGTAAACGACCAGAAGTTTGGAAACGAGCCTCTCAAAAAGCGTTACGACACCTTGCAGACGGTGTTCACACCCATCAAAGGCCGGATCCAGCTGGTGCCTAACACTGAAGCCAAAACCATGCAGGAAGTGGTAAACGCTCTCAACGAAGCCATCGACAGTCGAGAAGAAGGGATCATGGTCAAAGACCCCATGTCCATCTACAAGCCAGACAAGCGTGGCGAAGGGTGGCTGAAGATCAAACCCGAGTACGTGGATGGTCTCATGGACGAACTGGATCTGCTAATAGTGGGTGGCTACTGGGGGAAAGGTAGACGGAGTGGGATGCTGTCCCACTTCCTTTGCGCTGTTGCAGAATCACCAAGTCCCGGAGAAAAGCCCACAGTGTTCCATACGATCTGTCGAATTGGGTCAGGCTACACTATGAAGGAGCTGTATGACCTAGGCCTAAAACTGGCCAAGCACTGGAAAGTTTACCGCAAGAATGACCCTCCCGCAGCCATTTTGTGTGGAACAGAGAAGCCTGAGGTTTACATCGAGCCACGGAACTCCGTGATCATCCAAGTCAAAGCGGCGGAGATCGTAGTTAGTGACATGTATAAGACAAACTGCACATTGCGTTTCCCACGGATCGAGAGGATCAGAGAGGACAAAGAGTGGCATCAGTGCATGACCTTGGATGAGCTCAGTCAGTTCCGTACTAAGGCTTCGGGTAAACTGGCGTCCAGGCACCTGCAAATCCAGGAAGACCAGTCGGACAGGAAGAAGCGTAAGCTTGGTCCCAAGCCCAAGAAGACCATTGGCGTAATCAACCACTTTAAGGCTCAAGACCTTTCTGCAGTTGCCAAGGAGACGGACATGTTTGAAGATGTAGAGTTCTGTGTGATGAATGGAAGTGACAGCCATTCCAAAGCGGAGCTGGAGAAGGCCGTGGCCCGTTGCGGAGGCATCGTGGTGCAGAACCCCGGAAAGGACACATACTGCGTCATTGCTGGCGTGGAGAAcatgagggtgaagaacctcaTCCATTCCGACCAACATGATGTGGTATGGGCTTCCTGGCTGCTGGAATGTCTGGAATGGAAACAGGTGCTACCATGGCAACCACGGCACATGATCCATATGTCACCGTCCACCCGGGAGCACTTTGCTAAAGAGTATGATTGCTATGGAGACAGTTACTACATTGGCACTGATGAGCAGCAGCTGAGGGACGTCTTCAAGAGGATTGGTCCTACTAATGAGGTAGAGCCGACCTTCGTGGCTTCAGTAGAGGAGGAGTTTGGCTGGGATGACTTGCCGACCAGCATGTTTAGGCCATGCTGTGCCTACTTTGACCGCTGTACTGACATCAATGACCCAAAAAGTGTCATTCAGGGCACATGTTTGGACATTCGGGCACTGGAATTCCGCTTTCACGGAGGCACAGTGGAGGAACAACTGCAGGAAGGCATCTCACATGTAGTTGTGGCAGAGCAGACGAGGGTCTTGGCCCTGAGGACACTACGACGTCTCTTTACGAAGAAGTTCAAGATTGTTCAGGAAACATGGGTGACTGATTCGATCAAAGCAGGACACTTACTGAATGATAATGATTACCTGGTGTAA